The genomic stretch CCGGGACGCAGCAGCGCGGCGTCCAGCACGTCGGGGCGGTTGGTGGCGGCCAGGATGATGACCTCCTGTCCGGAGCCGAAGCCGTCCATCTCGACGAGCAGCTGATTGAGGGTCTGTTCGCGTTCGTCGTTGCCGCCCTGCACACTGATGCCGCGTTTTCTCCCGACGGCGTCGATCTCGTCGATGAAGACGATGCACGGCGCGGACTTGCGGGCCTGCTCGAAGAGGTCGCGGACGCGGGCGGCCCCGACGCCGACGAACATCTCGACGAAATCCGACCCGGAAATACTGAAGTACGGGACTTTGGCCTCGCCGGCGACGGCCTTGGCGAGGAGGGTCTTCCCACTGCCGGGGGGGCCGACGAGGAGGACGCCGTGGGGGATGCGGGCGCCGAGGGAGTGGTACTTGTCGGGGGAGCGCAGGAAGTCGACGACTTCCTGGAGGTCGGCCTTGGCCTCGTCGCAGCCGGCGACGTCCTGGAAGGACAGCTTGATCTGCCCCTCCGCGATCACCGCCGCCTTCGACTTCCCGAAGGTTCCGGCAGCGTCCGTCCCGCTCCCCTGTCGGCTGCGCAGCAGCACGATGACCAGCCCCACGATCAGGGCCAGGGTCAGCAGGATGCTCAGCACGCCCAGCACGCTCAGGCGGGCCGGGGGCAGATACGACACGTTGACCCCCGCCGCCTGGAGCGCATCGAGTTTGACGACCGGGTCGCTGGCCAGGGTGCGGGTCTGGTATTCCTGGCCGTCTCGCAGCCGGCCGCTCAGCGCCAGCGTGCCGTTCTGCGCCGAGATGCGGGCCTCGGCGACCTCGCCGCGCCGCAGGGCCGCCGTGAAATCCGTGAGATCCAGGCCATTGCCCGTGTTCCGGGGCAGTGCGAAGGCCAGCACCAGCAGCACCACGGCTCCCGCGAACAGGCCCCACATCCACATGGGACGTTTCACGAGGACACACCCGCACGCTCAGTCATGCCCCAGTGTATGCCTGCACCGCTGCACCCGACTGCGACGGAGGCCCCCACTCCGGGGGCACGGAGCGGCGTTCACCCTTCCTTGCTCCACGGGGGGTGAACCGCGCGTGGCACAGGGCCCACGGGACATTCCGGGCAGAAAGCTGTCAGATTCGCACGTCATACTCGTCGGCATGCTGTCTGAAGTCCGACGCCGCCAGAACCACGCCCACCGGCACCGAAGTCCGGCCCTCCTGACTGCGCTGTGCCTGCTGCTGCCGCCTGCTCAGGGCGGCACACTGCTGGGGCTGGCGGCCGGACTGGTCGCCGCCACCGCCGTGGCCAGCGCCGCGCCGATCTCGGCGGGTTCGGTGCAGCTGACCTTCTCGGTCGACCAGCCCGCCGCATACGTGAACGGCGAGACCGGCGGGTGGACGAATCCCCCGCGCGTGATCGGAGGCCGCACCATGCTGCCCCTGCGGGAGGCGGCGGCGCTGCTGGGCCGCCCCATCAGTCCGGGCGGCCAGGGCGGCGCGGTGCAGCTGGGGCGCCTGAGTGTGGACACCCGCACCAGCTCGGCGGCCCTGGGCGGCGCCGCCCAGCCGGCGGGCACGGTCGCCACCGTGGGGGGCGTGCTGTATATCAGCGTGCGCACCCTGGCCGATGCCCTGAACGCCAATCTGGTCGCGGCCGACGATTCGGGCCGCACCCTGACCCTGACCGCGCTGCGCGACGGCGGCAATCCCCTGAGCCCGCAGGCCCGCTTCTCGACCGACAAGGCCGTGTACGCGCCGGGCGAGCGGGTCGTGTACACCGAGTATGCCTTTGATCCGGACGGCGCGGACATCACCTCGCGCCGCTGGGCCGGGCGGCAGGAGGCGTACTTCCAGCCGGGCACGTACACGGTCACCCTGAGCGTCACGAACAGCCGGGGCCTGCAGAGCCCACCCTACACGCGCACCATCCGGGTCGAGGGCAATCCCATCGACACACCGCTGACCTACGCGCTGAAGTACGCGCTGCCCGGCGACGCCTTCCCGGACGCGCAGGTGCTGTCGTATCCGGCCGCGCGGCCCACGCCGGTCGGCGGCGACACCGCGCCCCTGATCTTCAGTGACAGCCCCGAGGTGCCCACCACCAGCGGCGTGCTGTATCAGGACACCGTCACCGGCCGGGCGCGGGTGCTGGCGTACCACCTCAACGGTCTGGGCCGCCCCGCCCGGCTGTACGTGCTGGCCCGCAACCTGGGGGCGCGGCCCGTGGACGTCCACACCCGGCGCCTGGGCGAGACTGCCCCCACCCGGATCGAGGGTACGCTCGGCCAGGTCACGCTGATGGAATACTTCGCGTCCCAGGGCGGCCCCACCCTGAGCCTCGCGCCGGGGCAGACGGCCGCCGTGTACGCCAGCCCCACCCTGAATCCCGGCAGCGGCGTGAACGTCATGCAGGATCTGGAGGCCACCGGCAGCGTGGAACTGACCATCTTGATGCTGGAGGACACCCTGCCGCCCACCGCCCAGGTCGCGCAGCAGTTGCCGTACCTGAAGCCCGACGGCCGCCACGTGCGCGGCACCTTCCCGGACGCCGTGCGGCACCTGCGCGTCTCTCTTGGGGCACTGCCCACGCGCATCACCATCGGGGACGGGCAGCTCGATCCGGCCCTGACCGGCACCGACGTCCTGACCGGCCAGAGCGTGACCCTGGCCGGCAACTACGGCGTGCTGTACGACCTGGAGGTCACCGGCGCGGCCGGCAGCGCCGTGGCCCTGAGCCCGCGCGGCGGCCTGTACCGGGGGGCCATGCACATCACCGACGGCCCGATCGTGCAGGCCATCAAGCTGCCGCGCACCGGCACCGCCCTGAATCCCGGAGCGCCCACCCTGATGTGGCGGGCCGCCTCGGACACCCTGAACATCGACTTCGTGCCGGCCAGCGGCTCGAACCTGCCGATCAGCCTGGTGTTCTACCGTGCCCAGACCCTGCCCGGCTGGGGCGGCGTGACCAAGACCTACCAGCCGTAAGCAGGTGGGGGGCAGGCTCGTGACCTGCCCCCCTCGCGCTGATCAGGCCTCGGCCTCCTCGTTCTTCTGGCCGCGCTTGTACGGCCCCTTCTCCTTCCACTTCAGGCGCACGGGGATGCCCGCCAGATCCAGATCCTCGCGGATGCGGTTCTGGAGGAAGCCCTCGTAGGCGCGGGTCACGAAGTCGGCGCGGTTGCAGAAGATCGCGAAGGTCGGCGGCGCGGTCTCGACCTGCGTCATGAAGTACATCTTGAGCTTCTTGCCGTGGAAGTTCGGCACCGCCTGACGCATCTGCCAGACCTCCAGCCAGCGGTTCAGTTCCGCCGTGGGAATGCGGCCCTGCCACTTCTCGTGCAGCTTCATGGCCTCGGCCAGCATGTCGTGGATGCCGTAGTCGTTGATCGCGCTGGTGTACACGCGCGGCGCGTAGCTGATGTGGTGCAGCTTCTGGTTCAGATCCTTCTCGGTGCGCTTGAGTTCATCGTCGGGCACGAGGTCCCACTTGTTCACCACGACGATCACGGGCTTGCCGCTGTCGTACGCCAGATTGGCGAGTTTCAGCTCGTGGTCGCCCAGTTCGGTGGCATTCACGACCAGCCAGATCAGATCCGAGCGGGCGATGGCGGCCTGCGAGCGCTGGATGGCGTAGTCCTCGATGGCCGTGTCGGGCTTCTTGCGGATCCCGGCAGTGTCGACCAGCACGAAGCGCTGCCCGCCGTAGTCCCATTCCACGTCCAGACTGTCGCGGGTGGTGCCCGGCTGATCGGCCACGATGGCGCGGTCGCTCTGCGTGATGGCGTTCAGCAGGCTGGACTTGCCCACGTTCGGCCGCCCGATCAGCGAGATGCGGATCGGCGCGATCTCCGGCACGTCCTCGTCGTCCTCGGGCAGGTGCTCCATGACGCGGTCGAGCAGGTCGTCCAGGCCACGGGCGTGCTCGGCGCTGACCGGCACGGGATCGCCGAAGCCCAGACCCCACAGTTCGGCCATGTAGACGTCGTGTTTGGGACTGTCGATCTTGTTCGCCACGACGATCACGGGCTTGCCCAGGCGGCGCAGCCACTCGGCGACCTCGTAGTCGGCGGCCGACAGGCCCTCGCGGGGGTCGAGCACGAACATCACGGCCTGCGCCCCTTCCATGGCCCACTCGGCCTTCTCGCGGATGGCCTGCTCCCACTCGTCGCCGCTCCACAGCCCGCCCGTGTCGATCAGGACGATCCGGTGGTTCTGATGCAGCATCAGCCCTTCCTTGGCGTCACGGGTCACGCCGGGGAAATCCGCGACGACCGCGTCCCGGCGGCCGACCAGGCGGTTGAACAGGCTGGACTTGCCGACGTTCGGTCGGCCCACAATGGCTACTTTATGCATGGAAAGCCTCCACGCCCGCACGGGCGGCGAGCGGAGCGAGAAGGAGATGATGTACCCAGACGGAAGTCTGTAGGCACACCCGGGCCACGTGGGCCGGAAGACTGGAGTCTGGGTGCATGAAGACGCTCCTTACGGTGTCGGCTCACCCCGGCGTCAGGGGGAACCGCCGAAACCTGCCCTCACGCTGAGGTCGCAGGCATAGACGTTCCAGTGTACAGGATGGGGGTATGGCGTGGGGAGCGGGAGGCACGGTTGGGTAGAGCGACCGCAACGTCAGGCCGGCAGTTCCGGTGATGCGGCGTGCAAACCCCTCGCTGCGCACTCTGCGAGTCCGCCCCGCCCATTCGGGGCACCTCAGGGGAAAGCAAGGATGGGCTCGTTGGCTCCCCTTGAGGGGAGCTGGCGGCGAAGCCGACTGAGGGGTTCGCCCGCCGCCCCCTGCACCACGTCCCACCCCTCGACTCCGTACCATTCGGGCAGATTCAGCCGTCAGCATATGCAGAACCACTCCGGCGACCCTGGCCCAGATAGCGTACAGGACGGCCTATTTCGGTGCCGGCGCATAGATTTGACACCAGCTGGATATGACGCTATCTTTTTCTTATCACCGCCGACGAGGCGGCTTTTTTATTGCCTCTCCCGGCAGGCGCTGCTTGTTGCTATGCAACTGGAGCAGCCGCCCCCCTGCAGAAACCCCATCTACACGCTGTTTTCCGACACGACTGCATGGATTTGACAGCCGCCGTATATAACGCTATATTTATCTTATCACCGTCCGCGAAGGGCGGGTTTTTCGTTTTGGCCTGTCTTCATGCGCGTGTGTCGATTCCGGGCGGCGGGTGTAGCCTGCCGGGCATGACGATGCCTCCCTCCTCTCCCCTGACGAGCGCCGACTGGCTGCGCGCCCACCTGAACGACGCGAATGTGCGGGTGCTGGACTGCCGCTACGCGCTGAGTGATCCGCTGACCGGGCGGATCGCCTATCTGGGCGGACACGTGCCGGGGGCGGTGTACGCAGATCTGGAGACCGACCTGAGCGGCCCCCTGGCCGAGGACGGTGCGGGCGGCCGGCACCCGCTGCCTGACCCCGAGACCCTGGCGGCGTGGCTGGGCAGCGTGGGTATCGGGAACGACAGCGTAGTCGTGTGCTACGACGATCCCAGTACCGGGCAGGGCTTCTACGCGGCGAGGGCGTGGTGGCTGCTGCGCTGGCTGGGGCACGCGCAGGTCAGCGTGCTGGACGGCGGGTGGCCCGCGTGGGTCGCGGCTAGGGGTGAGGTCAGTACCGAGGATCCCGACGTGAGCCCGGCGACCTTCACCCCCCATGTCCGCGCCGATCTGGTCGCCACCGCGCAGGACGTGCAGCAGCGCCCGGCGGGCACCCTGCTGATCGACTCCCGCGCCCCGGCCCGGTACCGGGGCGAGGTCGAGCCCATCGACAGGAAGGCCGGACATATTCCGGGGGCCGTGAACCGCGAGTGGGCCGGGGCGCTGGACGAGGGCGGCCACTGGCGGGCCGGCACGGAGCAGGCCACCCGGCTGGACACCGGGGACGCGCCGACCGTCACGTACTGCGGCAGCGGCGTGAGCGCCACCCCGAACCTGCTGGCGCGGGAACTGGCGGGCGTGCCGCTGGGGCCGGACAACCGCCTGTATGCCGGGTCATGGAGCGACTGGATCAGCGACGACGCGCGGCCCGTGGCGACCGGCGACGACGCGGGCCGCTGAACTATTCCCTGAGCTGTCTCCACTGTCCCTCGGAGACGACGCGGGTGGAGCCGTCTGCCACGACGATGGCACTCTGGTCATCCAGGGCGTAGCACGGCCCTGCGATGGCCTGCGCCCAGCGTTCGGCGGCCGCCAGGGTGTTGTGCGGCATGTCTGGGTGCTCCAGGTGCGGGAAGATCGAGAAGTCCACGAGGCCCAGCGTGCGGTCGCTCCCGCCGGGCGGCCTCCAGCTCACGAAGTCGTCCCCGATGCGGGGGGTCATGACCATGCTGCCGGCACTGACGCCCACCCAGACCTTGTCGGCCAGCGACGGCAGGAGATCGAGCAGCCCGGACTCGCGCATCCAGTGGGCCAGGAACATGGCGTCACCGCCGTCGACCAGCAGCACGTCGGCCGCCTGGACCCACGGCACCCAGCGCCCGGCCCCGATGCTGGGCAGCGCCAGCAGTTCCAGCACGCCCACGGACGACCAGCCCAGGTCGCACATGGGCGCCGGCGAGCGCCCGGCGATGAAGCGCCACGCCGACTGCGGCGTACACCACGGGTGGCCGTACTCGGCGGTGGGAATGCACAGGGCGCTGCACTCAGAGATCGGCTTGCCCAGAAGTTCGATCAGCGCGTCCCGGATGCTCGCGTTGCTGACTCCGCCGGATGTGAGTAGCAGTTTCATGGCTCCTCCCCCTGCTGATAGACGATGCATCGAGGACACCCCCGTGACCGGAGCATGCTGGGGAGGGATGCGCTCATAACGTAACAGCGACCTCTATTCTACATGGAACAGAGTGGCGATGGGCCGGTGCCGGGGCGTGCCCTTCCGTATGCTGGAGGTGACATGACACGGGACTCCGCATGATCCGCGTGCTGCTGCTGGGCCTCGTCCTGAGCGCGTGCGCGTACACGCCGCCGCGTGAACCCTTCCACGCCGGCGACCTGTTCACCCTGAACGGCACCACGCTGGACGGCACGATCCTGGCACGGCACCACCGGCTGGCGGGCAGCGGACGGCTCGCGGCCGATGGTCACTGGGAGTACGTGGCAGACGGCGCGGTGGCGGGTGTCTCGGGCGTTCTGGCCGGCCCTGGCGAGCGGCTGGTCGTGCTGGTCGACGGCTCGGAGGCGCTGGGCAACCGGCCGGACGCGCGGGTGACCGTGTGCGCGGTCGAACCGGGGGGGCCGGGGTGGCGCACGGCCAATGGCCTGCTGGTGCAGGGACTGCCCGGCACCATGCTGAACCTGGCCCAGACGCTGGACTGGACGGTGCGGCTGGACACGCTGCGCGGTGTGCTGGGCGCAACCGGCACGTGCACCCTGAAGCGGGGCTAAACGGGGACTGCTACTGTCACGGGCATGCGTGCCCTGGTCTACGAGGCGTTCGGTGCCCGGCCCACCATCGAGACCGTGCCCGACCCGGTTCCCACCCCGGACGGCGTGGTGGTGCAGGTCGGGGCGAGCGGCGTGTGCCGCAGCGACTGGCACGGCTGGATGGGCCACGACCCGGACATCCGCCTGCCTCACGTGCCCGGCCATGAACTGGCGGGCACCATCGTCGCGGTGGGGGCTCAGGTCACGTCGTTCCGGGTGGGTGACCGGGTCACGGTGCCGTTCGTGGCCGGGTGCGGGCGCTGCGAACCGTGCCGCGCCGGGCAGCAGCAGGTGTGCCACGCACAGTTCCAGCCGGGATTCACGCACTGGGGCTCGTTCGCGCAGTTCGTGGCGCTGGGCTACGCCGACCAGAACCTCGTGCGGCTGCCGGACGCGATGGACTTCGCCACGGCAGCCAGCCTGGGGTGCCGCTTCGCCACGTCCTTCCGGGCGGTGTCGCAGCAGGGGCGGCTGCGGGGCGGCGAGTGGGTGGCGGTTCACGGCTGCGGCGGCGTGGGCCTGTCGGCGGTCATGATCGCCCAGGCCCTGGGTGGCCGGGTGATCGCCGTGGACATCGACGACGAGCGCCTGGCCCTGGCCGCCCGGCTGGGAGCCGAGGTCACCGTGAACGGCCGCACCACCCCGGATGTCCCGGCCGCGATCATGGAGGTCACGGATGGCGGGGCCCACCTGTCGCTGGACGCCCTGGGACACCCGCAGACGCTGCGGAACTCGGTGCTGGGCCTGCGCACGCGGGGCCGCCACGTGCAGGTCGGACTGCTGCTGGCCGATCACGCGCAGCCGCCGGTGCCGATGGACCGCGTGATCGCGCGGGAACTGGAACTGCTGGGCAGCCACGGCATGGCCGCGCACGCCTACCCCGAGCTGCTCGGCATGATCGGGCGCGGCGTGCTGAATCCGGCCGCGCTGATCGGCCAGCGCATCGGCCTGGACGGCGCGGCGGACGCCCTGACCGGTATGGACGCCTTCACTGGCACCGGCGTGACGGTCATCGACTCCTTCTGAGCGCGGCCGGGCCGGTCACTGCGCGCGAGCCTGCGCCTGTTTCACGATCCTGGGGAGGATACTGCGCGGGATGAGCCTGGGCAGGAAGGCCTGCACGCGGTTCATCAGGCCGATGACGCGCACGGGCTGGCCACGCAGCATGGCGTCAATGGCCTCGGTGGCGACCGCGTCGGGCGTCATGATGACGCGCTGCCCGGCCGCCGAGGCGAGCAGGCGGCTGCCCTCCATCTGTGCGGCGGCCTGGAAGCCGGTGGCGACCGGGCCGGGACACGCGGCCGTGACGTGCACACCGGTGCCGCGCAGTTCCTCGTTCACGGCCTCGCTGAAGCTCAGGACATAGGCCTTGGTGGCGTAGTACACGGCCATGAGCGGGCCCGGCAGGAACGCGGCGGTGCTGGCGATGTTCAGCACCCGGCCGCGCCCGCGCGCCACCATGCCCGGCAGGAAGCGGTGCGTGAGGTCGGTCAGGACGCTGACGTTCACCTGGATCATCTCCAGCTGCCGGGTGCGTTCCAGGGTGTGGAACTCGCCGTAATCGGCGAATCCGGCGTTGTTCACGAGGACGTCCACCGCCAGGCCCAGAACCCGGACGTGCTGCTCCAGGGTGGCCGCGGCGTCCTGGCGGGCGAGGTCGAGCGGCACGACATGGGCCTGAATGCCGTGCCGTGTGCTCAGATCGGTGGCCAGGTCGTGGAGTCTGTCCGCACTGCGGGCGGTCAGGATCAGATCCATGTGGCGGGCGGCGAGCTGACGGGCGATGGCCTCACCGATCCCGCCGCTGGCTCCAGTGACGAGAGCGGTCGGCCGGGGGGCGGTCTGCGGGGTGTGGCTCATGATGGCTCCTTCCGTGGCCCATGGAACTCACCGACGGTCAGTAAACGATAACTAACCCAGGTTTAGTATGTCAACTCCGCCGCAACGCCGCACGCGATGTATGCGGCTTCATCTTCGGCAGCCTCGTGCCCCGATCCTTCCGACGAGCGGCTGCTACCATTGACCCATGGTTTTCAATGTCCGCGCACGAAGCGACGAAGCCAAACGCGAACGCCGCGACCAGATCCTCAGCGCGGCCCGGAACCTGTGGCAGACCTACCGCTATCCCGACCTCACCCTGGCGGCCATCGCCACGGAGGTCGGGGTCACGAAGGCGGCCCTGTTTGCCTACTTTCCCAGCAAGGAAGACCTGTTTCTCACCCTGTACGAGACCCTGCTCGGCGAGTGGTTCGCGGCCCTCGACCGGCATCTGCTCCTGGGCGGCACCCACACGCCCGAGAGCCTGGCCCGCACCCTGGGCACCCTGACCCTGGAACGCCCGGAGCTCACCCGCCTGATTCCGCTGCTCGCCACGATCCTGGAACACAACATCACCCCGGAACGCGCCCTGACCCACAAGACCTGGGTGGCGGGGCACCTCGCGCAGACCGTCCCCCTGCTGGAGACCGCGCTGCCCGGCCTGCCCGACGGCGGCGGCCGGCGGCTGCTCACCTACACGCAGGCGCTCATCGCGGGGCTGCAGCCCATGAGCGAGCCCTCGCCCGCCGTGTGCCGTGCCCTGGACGACACCGGGCTCGCCGCGCTGCACCTGCGTCTGGACACCGCGCTGCCGGACGCGCTGGGCGCCCTGATCCGCGGCCTGTGCCGCCCCTGAACAGGTGCATGTGGAGTCAGCGCCGGGAGCCGGCCTGCACGTCCACCACGCCGTCGCCGAATTCCAGGGACAGGGACTGCCCGGCCTGTACCTGCGCGGCGCGTGTGACAGGCACGCCCCCCGCGTTCCGCACCAGCGCGTAGCCCCGCGCCAGGGTGCGCTCGGGGGTCAGGCCCAGCGCCTGACGCATCAGGGCGTCCACGTCGGCCCGCTGGCGGTCGATCACGCGGGCCGCGCCGCCCACCAGACGATCCCTGGCCCAGCGGGCCCGGGCGTCGGCGTCCACGAAGGCCCGCGCTCCGGCCGCGCGGATGGTGCGGGCGTCCTGCTGCGCCTGGGCCGCGGCCTGCGCCACGGTGCCCACGATCAGGGCGGCGGCCTTGCTGGGCGTGTCCATGCGCGTGTGCGCGACCTCGTCCGGCAGGGTGTCGTCGCGGGCATGGCCCAGGCCGGTGATGACCGGCGCGGGAAAGGTCGCCACGGCGCGGGCGATGTCCAGATCGTTCAGCCACGCGAGATCCGACGTGGCCCCGCCCCCCCGGATCACGACCAGTGCGTCCAGCGGCGCGTCCGCGTGCAGGGCGCGGGCCTGCGCGACGGCGCGGGTCACGCTGCCGGACGCCTCGCGGCCCTGGAAGGTCGCCTGCAGATACGTGAACTCGATCACCCCGGCAGCCTCCAGCGCGTCCGTCTCGCGGCGGAAGTCGCCCAGGCCGGCGGCCCCCTCGGGCGAGACGACGGCCACGCGGGCGTAGTCGCGGGGCGCAAGCAGGGCGCGGTTCAGGCCGTACACGCCCTCCTGCACCAGCGTGTCGCGCATGACGCCCAGCCGGGCCGCCGCGTCGCCCAGCGTGAACTCCGGGGCGATGTCCAGCACGTGCAGCGAGAAGCCGTACTGCGGGTGGAATTCCGGCGTGCAGAACAGTAAGACCTTGAGCCCGGCCTCCAGCGAACCGCCGGTGGCGCGACGGAACTTGCCCTCCAGCTCGGCGCGTTCCCGTGCCCACACGGTGGCGCGGCAGCGGGCGATCTCGCCGTCCTCGGCCAGCTGCACGAGGTCGAGGTACAGGTGCCGCCGGTCGGTCAGCGACGCCACCTCGGCCCGCACCCACACGGCACCAGGCACGCCCCGCGCGATGACGGCCGCGACGTACTGCAGAACCTCGGCCAGTTCCAGGAACTGTTCGGGGGGGCGGGTCACCTCGGCCTTCTTCCGGCGACGGGTCATGGGGTGCCCCGGCTCACAGGCGCTCCCCCACGCTGCGGCCCAGCAGGGCGGCCAGCACGCCCAGCCCCACGCTGAGCAGCGCGTACACGGCGGCGCTGCCGGCCCGGCCCCCGGTCAGCAGATCACCCAGCTCCACGCTGAAGGTGCTGAAGGTCGTGAAGGCTCCCAGCACGCCGGTGCCGAAGGCCAGCCGCGCCGCCTCGGGCCACACGCCCCGGCCGACCAGGGCGACGGTCAGGCCCAGCAGGAACGAGCCCAGGACATTGATCAGCAGCACCGCGACCGGAAAGCCCGTGCGGGCCACCAGGGGGGCCAGGGTCAGCTGCGTGCCGTAGCGGGCGGCCGCGCCCACGGCCCCGCCCAGCATCACCCACGCCCACGTAGTCACGCGGTTCAGGATAGGCCACATGCCGGCGCACTACGATGCGGCCATGATCCGCGCCCAGCGTCTGGACACCGGCCACGACCTCCACTGGAACGGCGAGACCCAGGGTGTGTGGGTGGACTGCCGCGATCCCAGTGCCGACGATCTGGCCGTGCTGCGCGCCGCGTTCCCCGTCAACCGGCTGGCCCTGGAGGACGCGCTGGAGCACGGGCACTGGAGCCGCGCCGAACAGTACCCGGAGCACGAGTTCATCACGCTGCGGTCGTTCACGCACCCGGATCAGCCCGACGAGTTCACGGAGCGGCTGAGCATCTTCGTGTACAGAGATGCCGTGCTGACCCTGAGCAGCACCAGCACGCACGCCCTGGATGCCGTGTGGGGGCTGGTCGGCCGGGACGCGGTGAACACACCGCACGAGGTCACCTACGAACTGCTCGACCACACTGCCGACACCTTCTTCACGCTGGCCAGCGGCTTCGAGATGCAGCTGGACGCGCTGGAGGAACGCGTGTTCATGAAGGCCCGCGAGAACCCGGTGCCGGCGGTCTTCGAGCTCAAGCATCTGCTGGCGCAGGCCCGGCGGCTCGCGTCGGACGCGCGGGAGGCGACGGCCGTGCTGGGCCGGCACGCGGACTGCAGCCCGCAGGATCTGGTGCGCTACCGCGACGCCCAGGACTCGTTCACACGGGCCGCCGGGCGGCTCGACAGCCTGCGCGACTTCCTGACCAGCCTGCTCGACCTGCACCTGAACCTCCAGAGCCAGCGCATGAACGAGGTGATGCGCACCCTGACGTCGGTGAGCGTGGTATTCCTGCCGCTGACCTTCCTGGCGGGCGTGTGGGGCATGAACTTCCAGCACATGCCGGAACTGCCGTGGCGCTACGGCTACGCCCTGGCGTGGGCCAGCTTCCTGCTGGTCGGCGGCGTGCTCGCTGTGTATTTCAAGCGGCGTGGCTGGTGGTAAGGCGGGGCAGCGACGTGAACGCAGCACGCTGTCGGGGCCCGTCAGGCCACCGAGCACGGCCCGAGCACCGACACGGCGCGGGGGGTACGGCGCCGGGTCGTGCGGGCGTGTCTCCGGATGCCGGAGTTGCACCTGGCAATCAGAAAGTCTGTGACAATTTTCTTACAACGGGAAAGGAAAGGGCATTGCATCACACATTGGGCTTCATGAAGTTTTTATTTTCATCGTGACATCCACCCACTGCGTCGTGTTTCTGTCGTCCCCATCGTCAGGCCGCCCATCGGACGGCCGTCTGTTGTCCTACCGTCAGGAGACTCCATGACCGTATCCCGCCTGCTCCGTCC from Deinococcus sp. AB2017081 encodes the following:
- a CDS encoding stalk domain-containing protein, with product MLSEVRRRQNHAHRHRSPALLTALCLLLPPAQGGTLLGLAAGLVAATAVASAAPISAGSVQLTFSVDQPAAYVNGETGGWTNPPRVIGGRTMLPLREAAALLGRPISPGGQGGAVQLGRLSVDTRTSSAALGGAAQPAGTVATVGGVLYISVRTLADALNANLVAADDSGRTLTLTALRDGGNPLSPQARFSTDKAVYAPGERVVYTEYAFDPDGADITSRRWAGRQEAYFQPGTYTVTLSVTNSRGLQSPPYTRTIRVEGNPIDTPLTYALKYALPGDAFPDAQVLSYPAARPTPVGGDTAPLIFSDSPEVPTTSGVLYQDTVTGRARVLAYHLNGLGRPARLYVLARNLGARPVDVHTRRLGETAPTRIEGTLGQVTLMEYFASQGGPTLSLAPGQTAAVYASPTLNPGSGVNVMQDLEATGSVELTILMLEDTLPPTAQVAQQLPYLKPDGRHVRGTFPDAVRHLRVSLGALPTRITIGDGQLDPALTGTDVLTGQSVTLAGNYGVLYDLEVTGAAGSAVALSPRGGLYRGAMHITDGPIVQAIKLPRTGTALNPGAPTLMWRAASDTLNIDFVPASGSNLPISLVFYRAQTLPGWGGVTKTYQP
- a CDS encoding Type 1 glutamine amidotransferase-like domain-containing protein: MKLLLTSGGVSNASIRDALIELLGKPISECSALCIPTAEYGHPWCTPQSAWRFIAGRSPAPMCDLGWSSVGVLELLALPSIGAGRWVPWVQAADVLLVDGGDAMFLAHWMRESGLLDLLPSLADKVWVGVSAGSMVMTPRIGDDFVSWRPPGGSDRTLGLVDFSIFPHLEHPDMPHNTLAAAERWAQAIAGPCYALDDQSAIVVADGSTRVVSEGQWRQLRE
- a CDS encoding zinc-dependent alcohol dehydrogenase family protein — its product is MRALVYEAFGARPTIETVPDPVPTPDGVVVQVGASGVCRSDWHGWMGHDPDIRLPHVPGHELAGTIVAVGAQVTSFRVGDRVTVPFVAGCGRCEPCRAGQQQVCHAQFQPGFTHWGSFAQFVALGYADQNLVRLPDAMDFATAASLGCRFATSFRAVSQQGRLRGGEWVAVHGCGGVGLSAVMIAQALGGRVIAVDIDDERLALAARLGAEVTVNGRTTPDVPAAIMEVTDGGAHLSLDALGHPQTLRNSVLGLRTRGRHVQVGLLLADHAQPPVPMDRVIARELELLGSHGMAAHAYPELLGMIGRGVLNPAALIGQRIGLDGAADALTGMDAFTGTGVTVIDSF
- the ftsH gene encoding ATP-dependent zinc metalloprotease FtsH; its protein translation is MKRPMWMWGLFAGAVVLLVLAFALPRNTGNGLDLTDFTAALRRGEVAEARISAQNGTLALSGRLRDGQEYQTRTLASDPVVKLDALQAAGVNVSYLPPARLSVLGVLSILLTLALIVGLVIVLLRSRQGSGTDAAGTFGKSKAAVIAEGQIKLSFQDVAGCDEAKADLQEVVDFLRSPDKYHSLGARIPHGVLLVGPPGSGKTLLAKAVAGEAKVPYFSISGSDFVEMFVGVGAARVRDLFEQARKSAPCIVFIDEIDAVGRKRGISVQGGNDEREQTLNQLLVEMDGFGSGQEVIILAATNRPDVLDAALLRPGRFDRQVVVDAPDVRGREMILRIHARKKPLDASVDLGVVARRTAGMVGADLENLLNEAALLAARSGRNRITARDVDEARDRVLMGPERRSLVVREADRTVTAYHEVGHALAAQLLPHADKAHKLTIVPRGRSLGSALYTPEDRMHHTRTALLDRICVALAGHAAEQVATGQITTGAANDFQQATNLARRMVTEWGMSEVGQLALAQDGGNYLGYGPQQGNYSDHTAAQIDAELGHILNGQYERALKLLGEHAHLLHRLTDELVARESLSGEELQTIMAGGTLPPLEGATRSSEDDSGAPTGRLTPGPA
- a CDS encoding sulfurtransferase, producing MPPSSPLTSADWLRAHLNDANVRVLDCRYALSDPLTGRIAYLGGHVPGAVYADLETDLSGPLAEDGAGGRHPLPDPETLAAWLGSVGIGNDSVVVCYDDPSTGQGFYAARAWWLLRWLGHAQVSVLDGGWPAWVAARGEVSTEDPDVSPATFTPHVRADLVATAQDVQQRPAGTLLIDSRAPARYRGEVEPIDRKAGHIPGAVNREWAGALDEGGHWRAGTEQATRLDTGDAPTVTYCGSGVSATPNLLARELAGVPLGPDNRLYAGSWSDWISDDARPVATGDDAGR
- the der gene encoding ribosome biogenesis GTPase Der, translated to MHKVAIVGRPNVGKSSLFNRLVGRRDAVVADFPGVTRDAKEGLMLHQNHRIVLIDTGGLWSGDEWEQAIREKAEWAMEGAQAVMFVLDPREGLSAADYEVAEWLRRLGKPVIVVANKIDSPKHDVYMAELWGLGFGDPVPVSAEHARGLDDLLDRVMEHLPEDDEDVPEIAPIRISLIGRPNVGKSSLLNAITQSDRAIVADQPGTTRDSLDVEWDYGGQRFVLVDTAGIRKKPDTAIEDYAIQRSQAAIARSDLIWLVVNATELGDHELKLANLAYDSGKPVIVVVNKWDLVPDDELKRTEKDLNQKLHHISYAPRVYTSAINDYGIHDMLAEAMKLHEKWQGRIPTAELNRWLEVWQMRQAVPNFHGKKLKMYFMTQVETAPPTFAIFCNRADFVTRAYEGFLQNRIREDLDLAGIPVRLKWKEKGPYKRGQKNEEAEA